In one window of Denticeps clupeoides chromosome 2, fDenClu1.1, whole genome shotgun sequence DNA:
- the LOC114780459 gene encoding histone H2A, with the protein MSGRGKTGGKARAKAKTRSSRAGLQFPVGRVHRLLRKGNYAERVGAGAPVYLAAVLEYLTAEILELAGNAARDNKKTRIIPRHLQLAVRNDEELNKLLGGVTIAQGGVLPNIQAVLLPKKTEKPVKAK; encoded by the coding sequence ATGAGCGGAAGGGGGAAAACTGGTGGCAAGGCGAGAGCCAAGGCGAAGACCCGCTCTTCCAGGGCCGGCCTGCAGTTCCCGGTCGGACGCGTCCACCGTCTCCTGCGCAAGGGCAACTACGCGGAGCGCGTCGGCGCCGGCGCCCCCGTCTACCTGGCCGCGGTGCTGGAGTACCTCACCGCCGAGATCCTGGAGCTGGCCGGCAACGCGGCCCGCGACAACAAGAAGACCCGCATCATCCCGCGGCACCTGCAGCTGGCCGTGCGCAACGACGAGGAGCTCAACAAGCTGCTGGGCGGCGTGACCATCGCCCAGGGCGGCGTGCTGCCCAACATCCAGGCCGTGCTGCTGCCCAAGAAGACGGAGAAGCCCGTCAAGGCCAAGTAG
- the LOC114780448 gene encoding histone H4 codes for MSGRGKGGKGLGKGGAKRHRKVLRDNIQGITKPAIRRLARRGGVKRISGLIYEETRGVLKVFLENVIRDAVTYTEHAKRKTVTAMDVVYALKRQGRTLYGFGG; via the coding sequence ATGTCCGGACGCGGCAAGGGCGGGAAGGGGCTCGGCAAAGGAGGCGCCAAGCGCCACCGAAAAGTTCTCCGGGACAACATCCAGGGCATAACCAAGCCGGCGATCCGCCGACTGGCCCGTCGCGGCGGGGTGAAGCGCATCTCCGGCCTCATCTACGAGGAGACCCGCGGCGTGTTGAAGGTCTTCCTGGAGAACGTGATCCGCGACGCCGTCACCTACACCGAACACGCCAAGAGGAAGACCGTGACCGCCATGGACGTGGTGTACGCCCTGAAACGCCAGGGCCGCACGCTGTACGGCTTCGGCGGCTAG